A window of the Aquarana catesbeiana isolate 2022-GZ linkage group LG05, ASM4218655v1, whole genome shotgun sequence genome harbors these coding sequences:
- the IRX2 gene encoding iroquois-class homeodomain protein IRX-2 isoform X1, translated as MSYPQGYLYQPPGSLALYSCPAYGASALAAPRSEDLARSSSGSAFSPYPGSAAFSAQTATGFSSPLSYSGDPAGFPSYVGSPYDAHTTGMTGAISYHPYGSPAYPYQLNDPAYRKNATRDATATLKAWLNEHRKNPYPTKGEKIMLAIITKMTLTQVSTWFANARRRLKKENKMTWAPRNKSEDEDDDDGDGERGKEEHSDKIQDNNETSAEDEGISLHVDSLTDHSCSAESDGEKLPCRAGDHLCESGTESKDKYEDEEDEEELDEENRSLPPKPVTSSPLTGIEAPILNHQHEGSPRSSNKATLDNRISPTSQTQASKPKLWSLAEIATSDIKHQNIGQSCQPSTVSSATSSSVSHNSAYPSSSILGRHIYYTSPFYSNYTNYGNFNALQSQGILRYNSAAMTTSEGLNQTVLSSNSLHKHTSNDCLKTASSQIDQHYRSASYDSKKGRCHNCLEKKSQQAIFSPRANK; from the exons ATGTCCTATCCTCAGGGTTATCTCTACCAGCCTCCTGGCTCCTTGGCTCTCTACTCCTGTCCGGCTTACGGGGCCTCAGCGCTGGCCGCCCCAAGGAGCGAAGATCTGGCCAGATCCTCGTCCGGCTCCGCGTTCAGTCCTTACCCGGGATCCGCAGCCTTCAGCGCCCAGACGGCCACTGGCTTCAGCAGCCCGCTGTCCTACTCTGGTGACCCCGCCGGATTTCCCTCCTACGTG GGTTCTCCATACGATGCACATACCACTGGTATGACAGGGGCAATCAGCTATCATCCATATGGCAGCCCGGCTTATCCCTACCAATTAAATGACCCTGCTTATAGGAAAAATGCTACTAGGGACGCTACAGCCACGTTAAAGGCCTGGCTGAATGAGCACAGGAAGAACCCTTACCCCACCAAGGGCGAGAAGATCATGTTGGCCATCATCACCAAGATGACCCTCACCCAAGTCTCCACGTGGTTTGCCAATGCCAGGAGGAGGCTGAAAAAGGAGAACAAGATGACCTGGGCACCTCGCAATAAAAGTGAGGACGAGGATGACGATGATGGAGATGGAGAAAGAGGCAAGGAGGAACATTCTGATAAGATCCAGGATAACAATGAGACCTCAGCAGAGGATGAAG GTATTAGTTTGCACGTTGACTCCTTGACTGACCACTCTTGTTCTGCTGAGTCTGATGGAGAAAAGTTACCTTGCAGAGCTGGAGACCATCTTTGTGAATCAGGCACTGAATCCAAGGACAAATATGAGGATGAAGAGGACGAGGAAGAGTTAGATGAAGAAAACAGGAGTCTCCCTCCCAAACCTGTGACCTCCTCACCCCTCACAGGCATAGAGGCACCGATCCTTAATCACCAGCATGAGGGGAGCCCCAGATCCTCTAACAAAGCCACTTTGGACAATAGGATTTCCCCAACTTCTCAGACCCAGGCCAGCAAACCCAAACTTTGGTCCCTGGCTGAGATAGCCACCTCAGACATTAAACATCAGAATATAGGGCAGAGCTGCCAGCCGTCTACTGTATCCTCTGCCACCTCTTCATCAGTATCCCACAATTCTGCCTACCCTTCCTCTTCAATCCTGGGAAGGCACATCTACTATACATCGCCTTTTTATAGCAACTATACGAACTATGGGAATTTCAATGCTCTCCAAAGCCAAGGGATCCTGAGATACAATTCAGCCGCCATGACTACCAGTGAGGGACTAAATCAAACTGTTTTAAGCAGCAACTCTCTACACAAACACACGAGCAATGACTGTCTAAAAACTGCCAGCAGCCAGATAGATCAGCACTACAGGTCAGCCAGCTATGACTCTAAAAAAG GTAGGTGTCACAAttgcttagaaaaaaaaagtcagcaagcCATCTTCTCTCCCCGAGCTAATAAGTAA
- the IRX2 gene encoding iroquois-class homeodomain protein IRX-2 isoform X2 — MSYPQGYLYQPPGSLALYSCPAYGASALAAPRSEDLARSSSGSAFSPYPGSAAFSAQTATGFSSPLSYSGDPAGFPSYVGSPYDAHTTGMTGAISYHPYGSPAYPYQLNDPAYRKNATRDATATLKAWLNEHRKNPYPTKGEKIMLAIITKMTLTQVSTWFANARRRLKKENKMTWAPRNKSEDEDDDDGDGERGKEEHSDKIQDNNETSAEDEGISLHVDSLTDHSCSAESDGEKLPCRAGDHLCESGTESKDKYEDEEDEEELDEENRSLPPKPVTSSPLTGIEAPILNHQHEGSPRSSNKATLDNRISPTSQTQASKPKLWSLAEIATSDIKHQNIGQSCQPSTVSSATSSSVSHNSAYPSSSILGRHIYYTSPFYSNYTNYGNFNALQSQGILRYNSAAMTTSEGLNQTVLSSNSLHKHTSNDCLKTASSQIDQHYRSASYDSKKDPTEVCTVGVQQYL, encoded by the exons ATGTCCTATCCTCAGGGTTATCTCTACCAGCCTCCTGGCTCCTTGGCTCTCTACTCCTGTCCGGCTTACGGGGCCTCAGCGCTGGCCGCCCCAAGGAGCGAAGATCTGGCCAGATCCTCGTCCGGCTCCGCGTTCAGTCCTTACCCGGGATCCGCAGCCTTCAGCGCCCAGACGGCCACTGGCTTCAGCAGCCCGCTGTCCTACTCTGGTGACCCCGCCGGATTTCCCTCCTACGTG GGTTCTCCATACGATGCACATACCACTGGTATGACAGGGGCAATCAGCTATCATCCATATGGCAGCCCGGCTTATCCCTACCAATTAAATGACCCTGCTTATAGGAAAAATGCTACTAGGGACGCTACAGCCACGTTAAAGGCCTGGCTGAATGAGCACAGGAAGAACCCTTACCCCACCAAGGGCGAGAAGATCATGTTGGCCATCATCACCAAGATGACCCTCACCCAAGTCTCCACGTGGTTTGCCAATGCCAGGAGGAGGCTGAAAAAGGAGAACAAGATGACCTGGGCACCTCGCAATAAAAGTGAGGACGAGGATGACGATGATGGAGATGGAGAAAGAGGCAAGGAGGAACATTCTGATAAGATCCAGGATAACAATGAGACCTCAGCAGAGGATGAAG GTATTAGTTTGCACGTTGACTCCTTGACTGACCACTCTTGTTCTGCTGAGTCTGATGGAGAAAAGTTACCTTGCAGAGCTGGAGACCATCTTTGTGAATCAGGCACTGAATCCAAGGACAAATATGAGGATGAAGAGGACGAGGAAGAGTTAGATGAAGAAAACAGGAGTCTCCCTCCCAAACCTGTGACCTCCTCACCCCTCACAGGCATAGAGGCACCGATCCTTAATCACCAGCATGAGGGGAGCCCCAGATCCTCTAACAAAGCCACTTTGGACAATAGGATTTCCCCAACTTCTCAGACCCAGGCCAGCAAACCCAAACTTTGGTCCCTGGCTGAGATAGCCACCTCAGACATTAAACATCAGAATATAGGGCAGAGCTGCCAGCCGTCTACTGTATCCTCTGCCACCTCTTCATCAGTATCCCACAATTCTGCCTACCCTTCCTCTTCAATCCTGGGAAGGCACATCTACTATACATCGCCTTTTTATAGCAACTATACGAACTATGGGAATTTCAATGCTCTCCAAAGCCAAGGGATCCTGAGATACAATTCAGCCGCCATGACTACCAGTGAGGGACTAAATCAAACTGTTTTAAGCAGCAACTCTCTACACAAACACACGAGCAATGACTGTCTAAAAACTGCCAGCAGCCAGATAGATCAGCACTACAGGTCAGCCAGCTATGACTCTAAAAAAG ATCCCACTGAAGTCTGCACAGTAGGAGTGCAGCAATACCTATAG